The Rheinheimera mangrovi genome contains the following window.
CCTTTTTCGATATCCGGAGTTTCACGCATAATGGCTTCGTCCAGTTTCAGTTCTAAAGTTTCAACGTCAACAGCTTTGTTGTCGTGGTAAACTTTTAAAATACGGCCTAAAGCATTTTTCTCTGACGGGTTACCCAGGTTTTTCAACTGAGCTTTTACGCCAGCAGAAGCTGCAGACAGAGATACGAAACGAATTGCGCCAATCAGTAAACCGATGAATAACAATACAGTAATTACGTAACCTGGAGTACCACCCTGGTGGAACTGTTCTGTTAATGTAGCTTCCTGAGTTTTCAGACGCAGTAAGTTACCGCCAGTTGGATCGATATAAACTGGTTTAACTTCACCAGCTGCAGCATTTTTAAATGCTTCAGCATCAGCAACAATGTAAGACTCAGGTTGTTTAACCAGAGGCTGCATTTCCTGAGTGTCAGCATTGAATACTAAGTAGCCACCGTCAGAAATCAGGTTAAAAGCACCAACACGAGTTACGCTTGCAGTAGCAGCGTTACCGTCTAAGCCTACAACATTGCCTTCAAACTTAGATACTTTGGCAGATTCAGTCATTTCAGTTTGCAGAGCAATCCACAGCTCTTCCAGTTCTTTGATCTCTGGAATTTCTTTAGCTTCAGCAAGTTTTCTTAACAGTTCTTCACGGCCTTTGTACTGAGCACTGATGTTAGAAGTAGCAATGCCACCGATAGTTTCAGTTGCAGCACCACGAACGATACCGAACATTTCACCTAAAGTACCCTGAGCAGCAATTAATTCGGCTTCTTTAGCAGCTAATTTACCTTCATTATCAGCAAACTGCTGAGTTAAAGATTTGCCACGAGATTCTTCAGCAGCGAATTCAGCTTTTGCTCTGTTTAACAGAGCTTGCTTGTCAGCGCGGTCAGATAAAAACTCTTGTTCACGTTGCTGGTTCATTTTACCTTCAGCAGTACGTGATTTTTTAACTTGCTCTAACAATTGATCAAGTTTGGCTGTATCAGCAGCTGCAGTTAAGCACACGCCCGCAGACATAGTTACAACAGCTGCAACTACTAAACCTTTAAAAACTTTCTTCATTTATGCTTACTCCGCTGCTAACACTGGAAGTTTCAACAATTCTGGGGCAGCTTGTTTACCCGCAACACGAATCGCGAACTTGGTAGATTCCAGGTACTCTTGACCCAGAGCTTCCCATTGACCTGTAGTTTTGTTAAACATCCAGGCTTGTTTTTCATCCAGAGATTGAGCCAGTAAGGCAACGCGACCTACGTAAACGTAGTTCACAGTAATTTCGCTACCATCAACAGCCAGTTTGTCCGTGTAGGTCACCAGAGCTGTACCTAAATCTTTTTCGATTTGGTAGGCTTCAATCACCAGGCGGTACATTTCAGAAGTGTTCACTGCTGAGTTACCTAAAACAGCGCGTAAACGATCAATACGAGCTAAACGGTTCGTCAGGTCGATTGGCA
Protein-coding sequences here:
- a CDS encoding DUF3450 domain-containing protein, yielding MSNNNIRKSLVASALFGAFALASTSVAANQLTEIQKAGQQNIRASVQSQEKINNIFDQSQELLAEYRQLVEQTENLKVYNDHVAKLVADQNSQLASLDKQIGTIEGTKQGIVPLMYRMVDTLEAFIKADMPIDLTNRLARIDRLRAVLGNSAVNTSEMYRLVIEAYQIEKDLGTALVTYTDKLAVDGSEITVNYVYVGRVALLAQSLDEKQAWMFNKTTGQWEALGQEYLESTKFAIRVAGKQAAPELLKLPVLAAE
- a CDS encoding MotA/TolQ/ExbB proton channel family protein; translation: MKKVFKGLVVAAVVTMSAGVCLTAAADTAKLDQLLEQVKKSRTAEGKMNQQREQEFLSDRADKQALLNRAKAEFAAEESRGKSLTQQFADNEGKLAAKEAELIAAQGTLGEMFGIVRGAATETIGGIATSNISAQYKGREELLRKLAEAKEIPEIKELEELWIALQTEMTESAKVSKFEGNVVGLDGNAATASVTRVGAFNLISDGGYLVFNADTQEMQPLVKQPESYIVADAEAFKNAAAGEVKPVYIDPTGGNLLRLKTQEATLTEQFHQGGTPGYVITVLLFIGLLIGAIRFVSLSAASAGVKAQLKNLGNPSEKNALGRILKVYHDNKAVDVETLELKLDEAIMRETPDIEKGIGIIKLIAAVGPLLGLLGTVIGMIGAFQVITLHGTGDPKIMAGQISMALVTTVQGLLCALPLLFIHSMLQSKSNSVLHVLDEQSAGIIAAHAEKEKA